In Endozoicomonas sp. GU-1, one DNA window encodes the following:
- a CDS encoding RDD family protein — translation MLVIIYGFFGFFWTRSGQTLGMQAWRIKVVSSDNHLISPWQSVIRFLIAIPALSLAGIGLLWALIDHQRRSWQDLASSSRVILLEKPVKKT, via the coding sequence CTGCTGGTCATCATTTACGGCTTCTTTGGCTTTTTCTGGACCCGGTCAGGACAAACCCTTGGCATGCAGGCCTGGAGAATAAAAGTGGTCAGCAGCGACAATCATTTGATCAGCCCATGGCAAAGCGTGATCCGTTTTCTGATTGCCATTCCTGCTCTGTCGCTTGCGGGTATCGGGCTTCTCTGGGCACTGATCGATCATCAGCGGCGAAGCTGGCAGGACCTGGCATCGTCATCCAGAGTTATTCTTCTGGAAAAACCGGTAAAGAAAACCTGA
- a CDS encoding leucyl aminopeptidase, with amino-acid sequence MEFVVKSGAAEKQKTACLILGVHKKTLPPSATALDSLTEGYLADLLKRGDLDFKPGHSLMLLHSRHAPVERLLLLAMGENDKPLTEAGFNKLTVNLASQLKSLNAREASIAIEDINVEGKSLHWITRQLVEAIEYAFYQFSQFKNDTGKSPVMKKLTLLADRKNAEEVKAGLAQGHAIGNGRNVARTLGNLPGNICHPTYLADEAKALAKQHAKLTTKVLDEKQMSDLGMSSLLSVSAGSEQEARLICMEFKNGKRGAKPLVLLGKGITFDTGGISLKPGAAMDEMKFDMCGAASVFGVMNAIIELDLPINVIGMVAAAENMPSGKATRPGDIVTSMSGKTIEILNTDAEGRLVLCDALTYAERYKPEAVIDIATLTGACVVALGHHTTGLLSNNEPLAEELISASKEAMDRAWQLPMGEEYTRQLDSNFADMANIGGPAAGTITAACFLAKFAEAYPWAHLDIAGTAWQSGKEKGATGRPVPMLVQYLLNKI; translated from the coding sequence ATGGAATTTGTTGTTAAGAGTGGTGCTGCAGAAAAACAGAAAACTGCCTGCCTTATTTTGGGCGTCCACAAGAAAACGCTTCCCCCCTCTGCGACAGCCTTAGACTCGTTAACCGAGGGGTATCTTGCCGACCTGCTCAAACGTGGCGATCTGGATTTCAAGCCCGGCCACTCACTGATGCTTCTGCACAGCCGACATGCGCCGGTTGAGCGTCTGCTGCTGCTGGCCATGGGTGAAAATGATAAGCCATTAACAGAAGCCGGGTTTAACAAACTGACGGTCAACCTGGCCAGCCAATTGAAATCGCTGAATGCCAGGGAAGCAAGCATTGCCATCGAAGATATCAACGTCGAGGGCAAGTCGCTGCACTGGATCACCCGTCAGTTGGTTGAAGCGATTGAATATGCGTTTTATCAGTTCAGCCAGTTTAAAAACGACACCGGCAAAAGCCCGGTTATGAAGAAGCTGACTCTGCTGGCGGACCGTAAAAATGCCGAAGAAGTGAAAGCCGGTCTGGCCCAGGGGCACGCCATTGGTAATGGTCGGAATGTGGCCCGAACCCTGGGCAACCTGCCAGGCAATATCTGCCATCCAACCTACCTTGCCGATGAAGCCAAAGCATTGGCGAAACAGCATGCCAAACTGACCACCAAGGTGCTCGATGAAAAACAGATGTCTGACCTTGGCATGAGTTCCCTGCTCTCCGTCAGTGCCGGTTCCGAACAGGAAGCCCGGTTGATCTGTATGGAGTTCAAAAATGGCAAACGCGGTGCCAAACCTCTCGTTCTGCTGGGTAAAGGGATCACCTTTGATACCGGTGGTATCTCCCTCAAACCCGGTGCCGCCATGGATGAAATGAAGTTTGATATGTGCGGTGCCGCCAGTGTATTCGGCGTCATGAATGCCATTATTGAGCTGGATCTGCCCATTAATGTTATTGGCATGGTGGCTGCGGCAGAAAACATGCCCAGCGGCAAGGCCACCCGCCCGGGGGATATCGTAACGTCCATGTCCGGCAAGACCATTGAAATTCTCAATACCGATGCCGAAGGTCGTCTGGTGCTTTGTGATGCCCTCACCTACGCAGAACGTTACAAGCCGGAAGCGGTGATCGATATTGCCACCCTGACGGGTGCCTGCGTCGTTGCCCTGGGCCATCACACCACCGGCCTGCTCAGTAATAATGAACCGCTGGCTGAAGAGCTGATCAGTGCCTCCAAAGAAGCCATGGACCGGGCATGGCAGCTGCCGATGGGTGAAGAGTATACTCGCCAGCTGGACAGCAACTTTGCCGATATGGCCAATATTGGAGGCCCTGCTGCGGGTACCATTACCGCTGCCTGCTTCCTGGCTAAATTTGCCGAAGCCTACCCCTGGGCGCACCTGGATATCGCCGGAACTGCCTGGCAATCAGGCAAGGAAAAAGGGGCTACCGGTCGTCCAGTGCCCATGCTGGTACAATACCTGCTGAATAAAATCTGA
- the lptF gene encoding LPS export ABC transporter permease LptF: protein MPLIIFRYLSRQMLQVMLAVTSVVLLIIMSGRFVNYLAQAATGTLKADFLFAIMGYRIPEFLVMILPLGLFLGIILAYGRLYVDNEMTVLSACGLSHHQLLGITMVPAAGVMLVVALLSLVVAPWGIQKVESIFVEQDALTEFDTLVSGRFQKFGWQRVTYAETLTDDRQQMNRVFIANRNGDSKNTGSMTLLLAQTANLEVNAAEGGQRYLILDDGYRYDLTPGALPLREIAFEHYGLRMEERRSGKEISKEQALPTATLLASDTPGHRAELQWRISLPLLIPIVVLMALPLARVNPRQGRYVKLLPGILLYLLYLALLMSGRGAVEDGRLSPDIGLWPIHILFLLIALLLYLVEPGKLWLARRRAGNA, encoded by the coding sequence ATGCCTTTAATCATATTTCGTTACCTGTCCAGACAGATGCTGCAGGTTATGTTAGCAGTGACGTCTGTCGTATTGCTCATTATCATGAGTGGACGCTTTGTGAACTATCTGGCACAGGCGGCAACCGGGACGCTGAAAGCGGATTTTCTCTTTGCCATCATGGGTTACCGGATCCCGGAGTTTCTGGTCATGATACTGCCCCTGGGGCTTTTCCTGGGCATTATTCTTGCCTATGGCAGGCTGTATGTTGATAACGAAATGACGGTACTCAGCGCCTGCGGTCTCAGCCATCATCAACTGTTAGGCATAACCATGGTGCCTGCGGCCGGGGTTATGCTGGTGGTTGCGCTGTTAAGCCTGGTGGTTGCCCCCTGGGGAATACAGAAAGTTGAAAGCATTTTTGTCGAGCAGGACGCTCTGACTGAGTTTGATACCCTGGTTTCCGGACGTTTCCAGAAGTTTGGCTGGCAGCGCGTGACCTACGCAGAGACGTTAACCGACGACCGGCAACAGATGAACAGGGTTTTTATCGCCAACCGTAACGGGGATAGCAAGAACACCGGTTCGATGACCTTGCTGCTGGCGCAAACGGCAAACCTTGAAGTCAATGCAGCAGAGGGTGGACAGCGCTATCTGATATTGGATGATGGTTACCGCTATGACCTGACGCCCGGTGCATTGCCTCTGCGGGAAATTGCCTTTGAACATTACGGCCTTCGTATGGAAGAGCGCCGCTCCGGAAAAGAGATCAGCAAGGAGCAGGCCCTGCCAACCGCGACACTTTTGGCGTCCGACACCCCGGGCCATCGTGCTGAGCTGCAATGGCGGATCTCTTTGCCACTGTTAATACCCATCGTGGTGCTGATGGCATTGCCCCTGGCCCGGGTCAATCCCAGACAGGGGCGTTATGTGAAGCTGTTGCCCGGAATATTGCTGTATCTGCTGTATCTGGCTTTGTTAATGAGTGGCCGTGGCGCGGTTGAGGATGGACGACTGTCGCCGGATATTGGCCTGTGGCCGATTCATATTCTTTTCTTGCTGATTGCTTTGCTGTTGTACCTTGTTGAGCCGGGTAAACTCTGGCTGGCGCGCCGGAGGGCTGGAAATGCGTAA
- a CDS encoding DNA polymerase III subunit chi, with protein sequence MTRVTFYLLNSNPDNNGQNEQQFACRLIDKAWRGGLPMHIHTADEGSCQSMDQLLWSWREDSFLPHGIISPIQGNTPESVLLARESPITLGFDHPAVASKRLLINLSPEVPPFFKDFARVCEVVVQNPDQKAVSRAKFRAYRQAGLEPEVHNM encoded by the coding sequence ATGACCAGAGTGACTTTCTACCTCCTTAACAGCAATCCTGACAATAACGGGCAAAACGAACAGCAGTTTGCCTGTCGCCTTATCGACAAAGCATGGCGTGGAGGCCTGCCCATGCATATCCATACAGCGGATGAAGGCAGCTGCCAGTCCATGGATCAACTGCTCTGGTCATGGCGTGAGGATAGCTTTCTTCCCCATGGGATTATTTCACCCATCCAGGGCAATACCCCGGAAAGTGTACTGTTGGCCAGAGAGTCTCCCATCACCCTGGGGTTTGACCACCCTGCCGTGGCGTCAAAGCGGTTGCTGATTAATCTCAGCCCTGAGGTTCCTCCATTCTTCAAAGACTTTGCCCGCGTTTGTGAAGTCGTGGTTCAGAACCCGGACCAGAAAGCGGTTTCCAGGGCGAAGTTCCGGGCCTATCGTCAGGCGGGTTTAGAGCCAGAAGTACACAATATGTAG